The Halomonas sp. THAF5a genome segment CCCGCTGTTCGTCGGCCGCGAGAAGTCGATCCAGGCGCTGGAGGCCGCCATGGAGGCCGACAAGCGCGTCCTGCTGGTGGCCCAGCGCGAGGCCAGCAAGGACGATCCCGATAGCGAGGACATGTTCGCCATCGGCACCGTGGCCGAGATCATGCAGCTGCTCAAGCTGCCGGACGGCACCGTCAAGGTGCTGATCGAGGGCGAGTCGCGGGCCGATATCCGCGAGATCGTCGCTGTCGATGGCGGCTACAGCCGCGCCGAGGTGAGCCTGCGCGAGAGTGAGCCGCTCTCCGAGCGCGAGCAGGAGTCGCTGGTGCGCGTGCTGCTCAACCAGTTCGAGCAGTACGTGAAGATGTCGAAGAAGGTGCCCAACGAGGTGCTCAATTCGCTCTCCGGCATCGAGGACCCCAGCCGCCTGGTGGATACCATCTGCGCCCACCTGTCGCTCAAGATCGACGACAAGCAGCAGCTGCTGGAGATGGACCGGGTGCGCGACCGCATCGAGCACCTGATGGCGCTGATCGAGTCCGAGATCGACCTGCTGCAGGTGGAGAAGCGCATCCGCTCGCGGGTCAAGGACCAGATGGAGAAGTCCCAGCGCGAGTACTATCTCAACGAGCAGATGAAGGCCATCCAGAAGGAGATGGGCGAGCTCGAGAACGTGCCCAACGAGGCCGAGAAGTACGAGCAGGCCATCGAGGAATCCGGCATGCCCAAGGAGGCCCGCGAGAAGGCCCTCCAGGAGCTGGGCAAGCTGAAGATGATGTCGCCGAACTCCGCCGAGGCCACGGTGGTGCGCTCCTACCTCGACTGGCTCGTCTCCGTGCCCTGGAAGAAGCGCACCCGCGTCAAGCACGACCTGGTGCATGCCCAGAAGGTGCTCGACGAGGATCACTACGGCCTCGAGGAGGTCAAGGCGCGCATCCTCGAGTACCTGGCGGTGCACAAGCGGGTCAAGAAGCTCAAGGGCCCGGTGCTCTGTCTGGTGGGGCCGCCCGGGGTGGGCAAGACCTCGCTGGGGCAGTCCATCGCTCGGGCCACCAACCGCAAGTACGTGCGCCTGGCGCTCGGCGGGGTGCGCGACGAGTCCGAGATTCGCGGCCACCGCCGCACCTACATCGGCTCGCTGCCCGGCAAGATGATCCAGCGGATGAGCAAGGCGGGGGTCAAGAACCCGCTGTTCCTGCTCGACGAGGTCGACAAGATCGGCATGGATCACCGTGGCGATCCCTCCTCGGCGCTGCTCGAGGTGCTCGACCCGGAGCAGAACGACACCTTCAGCGACCACTACCTGGAGCTGGACTACGATCTCTCCGAGACGCTGTTCATCTGCACCGCCAACTCCATGAACATTCCCGGGCCGCTGCTCGACCGCATGGAGGTGATCCGACTGCCGGGCTACACCGAGGACGAGAAGCTGGCCATCGCCAATCGCTACCTGGTGCCCAAGCAGCTCAAGGCCAACGGCTTCAAGGATGACGAGCTCAGCTTCACCGACGATGCGCTGCTCGAGTTGATCCGCTACTACAGCCGCGAGGCCGGGGTGCGCGAGCTCGAGCGCCAGATCGCCAAGGTGTGCCGCAAGGTGCTGCGCGAGCGCATCGAGAAGGAGAGCAAGGAGGGCGCCCAGGCGCCGCAGCGGCTCTGTGCCGCCGACGTCGAGCCCTATGCCGGGGTGCGGCGCTACAGCTACGGCCTGGCCGACCAGCAGGATCAGGTGGGTCGCGTGACCGGCCTGGCCTGGACCTCGGTGGGGGGCGAGCTGCTCAATATCGAGTCGGTGATCACCCCCGGCAAGGGGCGCCTGGACAAGACCGGCTCGCTCGGCGACGTGATGAAGGAGTCGGTGAGCGCGGCCCAGACCGTGGTGCGGGCGCGCGCCCTGGC includes the following:
- the lon gene encoding endopeptidase La, which codes for MQQNAEQTLSLPLLPLRDVVVYPQMVIPLFVGREKSIQALEAAMEADKRVLLVAQREASKDDPDSEDMFAIGTVAEIMQLLKLPDGTVKVLIEGESRADIREIVAVDGGYSRAEVSLRESEPLSEREQESLVRVLLNQFEQYVKMSKKVPNEVLNSLSGIEDPSRLVDTICAHLSLKIDDKQQLLEMDRVRDRIEHLMALIESEIDLLQVEKRIRSRVKDQMEKSQREYYLNEQMKAIQKEMGELENVPNEAEKYEQAIEESGMPKEAREKALQELGKLKMMSPNSAEATVVRSYLDWLVSVPWKKRTRVKHDLVHAQKVLDEDHYGLEEVKARILEYLAVHKRVKKLKGPVLCLVGPPGVGKTSLGQSIARATNRKYVRLALGGVRDESEIRGHRRTYIGSLPGKMIQRMSKAGVKNPLFLLDEVDKIGMDHRGDPSSALLEVLDPEQNDTFSDHYLELDYDLSETLFICTANSMNIPGPLLDRMEVIRLPGYTEDEKLAIANRYLVPKQLKANGFKDDELSFTDDALLELIRYYSREAGVRELERQIAKVCRKVLRERIEKESKEGAQAPQRLCAADVEPYAGVRRYSYGLADQQDQVGRVTGLAWTSVGGELLNIESVITPGKGRLDKTGSLGDVMKESVSAAQTVVRARALALGIDPERFEKEDLHIHVPEGATPKDGPSAGIAMVTAMVSAYTGRPVRCDVAMTGEVNLRGEVMPIGGLKEKLLAARRGGIKTVLIPEENRRDLKEVPDNIKEALDIRPVSWIDDVLEVALAEKPEPKKEGSKAEDSSSKASMISTH